In Anopheles arabiensis isolate DONGOLA chromosome 2, AaraD3, whole genome shotgun sequence, the genomic window ACACGTACAACATTATTTAAGAAAGACATTGAAATTATCTTAAAGTAGTAACTAGCTAAAATACTATCGCACACAACAGGTGTATCACATTGGTAATGGGTACAGAACATTGAGCTTGACGATAGTTAACTCAGGACGCAATGAAACGTCTGTATTAAATAGATATATGTTGATAACAATTATCCgcgaatattttaataacaaaCAGTGATCACTATTAACTATTAACGCTATCAaaaccaaaagcaaaacattatATATTTAGTTGCATGCCTCCAATttcataaacaaataaaaacactttttagaTACCcgcgcaagaaaaaaaaaacaaaacacatcacgcacacacgttACTAACTCCCAATGAGCGAGTGTCCCCTCCCCTCCATTCCATAGCAATACCCATGCGGCCGTGTAGTAGTACAAAGCATCATGAACCCCAACCGCCCCACATTTGCAAGTGTGCAAGACTATTGTTGCATTCTGGTTGCAAACGGCAAGCCCCAAGTTACACACAACGGTCCTTACCTTGCTGCCACCGTCCACCTTCAACCGCCACGAGGGCCTTCGTTCGGCCGTGACACCGGTGGTGGTCGTTGTGGCCGGATCCGCCTTCCGCAGTGTTGGCGATGGCGGCACGGCGGCACCAGCACTCGCTGCACTATTGTCCGCAGGTGCGttcgtgctggtgctgttgctttcgccgccgccgccaccactgTTAGTAGTGCCACTGTTGCTGGCGGGGACCCGGGCCACCAGGTGGCTGTCCAGGTCGCCGTCCGCCACGGCCGCGATCGCGTACTTGTTTGCCTCGTGGCGCAGCTTCTCGGCCAGTGTTAGTGAGTTCGCGTTATCGATATCGAACAGTGAACGTTTAGtgtaggtggtggtggtggtggtggcggctgtGTTGTGGTTGGTATTAGAGGATGcactggtgttgttgttgttgctgttggaggtgttgttggtggtggtggtggtggtggtattaCTATCACTATTACTCACGACACCACCCGCTGCGCCGGACGACGTTCGGATGGTGGCCGAGGTCGCCACCATCGGCTCGctcgcggctgctggcacgtGGAACGTTGCCGTTACGGCAGGAACATCGCCAGCGCCGGTTCCATCCAGTGGATCGGCACTTTCTTTGGAGTTGCTcactgccgccgccgacgCCACCGCCCTCGGGCTGGGCGAGCTCTGCCGTACCGGGGCACTGATGGTATACGATACCGTCACCTTGCTgtcatcctcctcctcgtcgtccatGCCGGCCACACTGCGGCGGTGCCTTCGgtggcctcctcctcctccaccacctccgCCACCGTCGCCACCGTCGTCGAGTGACGATCCCGGTGCGGCTAGTGTGAAACTAGCCGAGACGGCAATTTCTTCCACCTTCGTcgacccaccaccaccgctgccgcCGGTCGCATCATGTGCTACGGACCCTTCCGTTACGTGATTGCtgccttgctgctgctggtcgccAGTGCTGCCGACCGCCGGCACACGATCGTTGGTAAATGAGGGTGATGCAGTGGATGATAATgaggatggtgatgatggcgtTGTCGtggttgttgtcgttgctgtcgCAGTCGCGGGTGCCATTGTGTCGTTCTGTTAATGTCAGAGGTTAATATAGGATCGGTTTAAAGATATGTACATTCATGATCATGAATCCAACGCACTAAATACTGCCTAAAATTGCTTGCCTTTCGATCGAAATGTGTTCTGTACTCAATTTTGGGTTTCAACCTAAACGAGAAACACCACAGCAAGATGCTTTATCATGAATGTGCAGGTGGGACGATCGTCTCAATGTTTCTATGCGTGCCATTCGAAAAGCGTTCCAAAGCGTGTTCAGTATGCCCCTCTGTGCTTCATATTTTTCGCAATCTTCAATCTTGCTTGCATGTACCCCCAAACGTTTCGAAATATTCGCCAAACACTCTTCTAgcgaaatgtaaaatattataataaaaaccTAACATAGCCTTTTTTGTTATAGATCccttttgtttaaatataaaacacCATGATTCTGGAATGATTGTTTTTTACCAATTAATCACCGTAACCAATATcattaataacaaaacaaaaaaagaaaacaacaaacagaagcgaacaaaatttaaaaattcgaACAAAAGCCTTCGCCAAACAATTTGTcacacaataataataataataataaaaaacaatacaactaTTGATGCTTTTGTTACAAAATATTACTTACCCACAGCACAATCGGTTTTAAGttaattcattttcaattcaaacccAAATGCAAACAATCTCAAGCATAAGCCCCTAAACAACTGACAACCCTCCCGGTGGTTGCGTGTTTTTCATTCCAATAAGCCTAACGGTACACGTCCGGGTGGCACTTAATGCACACCCGTTTTCTATTTCCACCCCCCAGATGGTGCTCCTGTTGCTCGATGCGCAACGCACGGCGCTTACGCATTACACTTACTTCGTTGCCCGTTCCGGTAGCGTTCTTCTTCTTGACCAGCTGCTCGGCACTCTTGATCTCGTCCAGCGTGACGCCCTGGGTCGAGCGGCGCGTCTCCCGGACGCGCTTGGCATGGGCCTTGCGTTGCGTTTCGCTCTCTTCGTCCCGCGTCGGTGGTACAAATGATCTGCAATAACGgtttaaaatgcaaacacaGATGTTAAATTATATGGAAGGTTTTGAACATACACGCGAAAACGACATTAGTTATTTACATCAAtctcgacaaaaaaaaaaaaaatgactaaggTTTTAATGAAAAAGCTCAGGCGAAGAAAATGATGGACGGGGTGTGTTGGTTTTCCAGATCGTGTGGAATGACAATATGTATGACTGTTTCTGTACGGTGTTAGGAAAGGTGTTATTTCAGGATCGCGAACTACAAGTGGAGCAAATCTTCACGCTGGCAAACGGGGGGTGTTATTCGTACATTCGGTACAGCACATGCGGGGACACAGAACCGTCATCGTTCTGAAAATTCGACAACATTCTAGGCAAATCAGTGAAAAACAACAGCAGAGTTAAACAagagacaaataaacatttgaTTGAACACCCCTCATCGAAGACTCTCTTGAAGTCACTATCATCAAACACACGCGTAATGCACACAATAATGCGGATTAGGACAACACTTGCAAAAAACAACGGAGCCACCATTCGCTCGCTTTGTGGACATTACTTGaaaaagtttttgaaaatatttcccGGCGACAGCTTGTTCGACGAGGGGCTGGTCGTCGTCACCGGCGTTGTTCCCGCGGGTGGCTGCTGTTCCAGCACCGCTGCTGGAGCCGGTGCTGCGGTGTACGATGGCATGATTAACTTCACTGCCGCCGGTTCCTCGAACGACGCCTCCTCTTGGGACGCTTCCGGCTTGCCCGGTCTGCCATCGTACCGTCCACCACCCCTCGGCTGTTCGGCTGGTTGCTGACGCcgttgctcctgctgctgctgctgctcctggaGCTGCTGTTGTCTCTTCTCGTTGAGTGAGGAGAGAAATTTATTGCGCTCATTATTGATCTTCGTCTTCTGCGCCTGCTCAATGTATTTGCGGTTGAGTTCGAACAGGCTGtggtttttgttcgtttcggGCCCGGTGGCCGGTGTTAGCGTGGTCTCGTGCGCCGTGTGATCGGCCGCCTCGGGTGCGGATGTGGTGGATGAGGTATGATCATTCGCAACCGTGCTATTCGTTGCCGAGGGTTTGCGCACCGTCTCCGGTTGATCCTCGTACCGCTTCCGGTAGCGATCACCGaacggtgtggtggtggtgctgctactGTTATCAGTGTTGTTGTTCATGGTCGTATTCTTGTGGCTGTTGAGGGTGATTGGTGTGGGTATGGAGCTGCAAGATTGGTGACCATGGTGTCGATACGCGCCCGTACACGGTGTGGTATGGGGGACGAGTTTTGAAAtggcaacatacacacacacacacgcgcgagtCGATACGAGTGAAGAGGATCATGAAAATAtttgtgaaataaaacattacaagATGGGAGCGTTCGCGCGATTTAATGAAGATACCATTGAGCTTCTTCAGCTCACCGAGACGACTACCTGATTGAAAGAGCCCAAAACCCACAACACCTGACACGACGGTCAAAACTAACATTCCCAACCAGCTCTCTTCCTTACCTCCTGATCTGTCCGGCAGTGGGCGTTGTCGTCGGCGTTCCGGACGGACTGGTCGGTGGCGAGACGGCACCGGAGCTTCCCGTGGTGCTGCCCGTTGTGTTGTTCGCTGCACCCGTACCGGTTGCTGCTGGAGGCACGAGGTTGGTGGTTGCGCCGGACGCCGGTCCGGTCGCCGATGACGGTGATGTGGTCGTGCTTCCCAGGACCAAAttgcttgttgttttcctacaaaacaaaaacgggtGAAACGGAGAATCATTAGTTCATCTCAATTGCGGTATGCCACGGCACGGAAAGCATGTGTTGAACAATACGGGTAAGCGGTAAGTGTAGGTAAGTAAAACATCAGTATCATTCCACAAAACCGAGAAGAAAACAGCATAACCAGGCTGGAGCAAATCTTACAAAGCAATGAATAATGGCGTGGTATAGATACAGGTGCTAACAGACATGAAGGGAGatagtgaaagagagagagagagagagagagagaggagttttcttgcttctttttttggtaaaaggaacaaaaaaaggcaaaatggAGTACAGAATAATTGCTCTTGTGTTACCTTAGTGTCCGATGATCCTTTAGTGAGGCGGACCGCTGCACCAGGTACGACGAAATGTTCGATGCAGGCGTCGTCGccgtagtagtagtggtagtactattgttattgttgttgttgttgctgctgttgttgttgttgttgttcgaggCGGTACTGGTTTTAGTGTTAATAGGCGTCGATGGTAGGATCGTGTGGGGGCATGAGTTAGCCTGTATTCGTGCTCGCAGCTCGGCATACCGCTGGTAGAACCTGCATAGGgccattgcacacacacacacacacacacacgagcgcgcaTCGTTTGCGGCCATGTTTAGCAAATGTGTTGGTCACGAGTACGTGTACGCGGAAAGGGAAGGATAGTGTGTGGTTACATGTTGCAAGTGTAATGACGTAGTATGTAGTATGTAGGCCGCGTCGTGTAGTGCAAATGTTGGATGATGTTGTGCAAAAAACAGTAACCGGCCATATATGCGGTAGTATTTTAGGGGTTTTGTGTTGTAGTTTGTAAGTATTCAACATCAGGAAAGGTGCCGTTGAAGAAGTATATGTCCATGATACACACAGGTAGTAGTGGTGTGCCGAGATAAGGTAGTGGGAGTTAATAAACAATTAGAAAACACAAGCCATTAATAAGAAGAATTAAACGGATTTTTTAACAACGTACAACAATTACGAAGAAACACATCCTTGTCCTGTGTGCATGATTCGATTGCGtttaatttcagttttaatcTTGTTTTATACATTATTGGGGCAATGAAACATGCAAAGCCGTTAATGagtttttaaactttaaacgtAAAATGCGAATATCAATATAACAATCTTTAACGCAAATAAATCTGTACGGTCCAATTACACGCGAGGAAAAAACCATATCAGCAAccaatatttaaacaaaataaaagaaaaaaataaagaaaaacacacgcacacggtacacaaacacatacacacagcaatAGAAGAGAAACCCCGAAACGGTTCCACAGAACGGCGCGCAATACTCACTTTTCGTCACTCTCGAAGCTCTGCGTTCTCCTCAGTATCACATCCGGTTCGGTtggtttattttccttttccgaAACTACTGGTTTCGTAGCGCGATGAGGCGGCCAGGGAAGGCAGGAAGGAATGAAAATTacaacaagaaagaaagagagtaaACACATATGCTTATTTAGAAAATTGctcaataacaaaaacaaaacacttcaaaGGCTCGAAATTAAAGCTAAtggatgttctttttttttttttgttgtgtgtagtGGGCTTTTTATAAAGATGAACCAAATCAACtagcagttttttttcatttggtAGATTTTTCAACTGTGCGAACAAAGATACCGAAAGATGGCAGTACTGGCGCAACGCAGTCGCGAATATTTGAACCttatttttcgaattttccATACTGTTAGCGTGAAGATGAGAGCAATGGGAAGCATACGGGGGTGGCCAATGCATCTTTCATGAAGGATACATTGCACCATCTACTTTTGCTTGTTGCAAATGAAGGTTTGAAATATGCTTGCGAATGCTTAGGACAATGATACACAAATGGCGACAAAaacggcagcatcagcagtaaCAGAACGAGGCGATTGATCGTACAGTGTGAAAATAGGCGCATAAGTACAGGAAGGTCGATGAGGTAGAGGTGCTTCGTCACAGGAGCACACCGTGAGCGACATGAAGGAGCTTGCGACGAAGCGATTATATGAGCGATTATGAGATATTGAACGTGAGCAAACAATACAGCACTGAAcaagaaacgaaacgaaatagcaaacaaaaagcagcACATGAACAGAACAGTAAGAAACAACAGAACAGAAGAACAGAACATTACGGTTGCGCTTGGACGTAAAAACGAGGTTAGCGTAGTCGACGACATCATCGGCCGGCGGTTGCTGTGCTTCCTCGTAGAACTGGCGCGGCACAGGCGTCGGTACGGCACGCGCACGGCGCCACGGTGCCGTTGGTGGGGCCGCTGGATTGTTAGCGATCGCTGGTGCAGCATTGTTCGACGGTACCGGCGGCTCCGTCACACGTGGCTTCGGCGCTACAATTTGTGTGGTCAGTGGAACCGGCGTCGGTCGCGAGATGATTGGAACGGGCCGTGGCAACAGTTCGTCTGTTCGTCGATGGTTAAAGCACAGCCAATACCACAGACATGCCACCATGTTGTGAGAAGCACATCGCAACGAACGATCACGTTGGTGTTCAAGATATCACGATACACAGGCAGCAGTGTGAGCACAAGTCGGTTAGAAGACGACACGTGTAAGAACATTGTGGAACGGCAGCAGAATAGTGCGTTGCAGGCCCAAAACAGCACACGTTGCAGTAACGTTGGTTAGTTGAATAGCATTAACAACAATCATACAGCACGCGGTAAAACGGTTCGAAAGCATCCTATGTGGATCGATTCATAAAAGTCTGTCTTTTGATGGTTCCAAAAGATTGCCAATTGCGATGAagtggaatgatttttttttttaaatcaactaATAACAATTATACAAATAAGGATCAATCCAAGCGCAAGGAATGCTTCAAGTAGTTCGGCGGACTTCACGGTCAAGATGATTACTATTTCAAGCAAAACtagtaaaatgaaaataaagcgTTAATTCTACACAAAATAGCACGTGCATTTTCAACATGCCTAGCAGCCAAACACACCTCACATTCATCACAGACCAGAAAAGCGTATGATCTGGGAATAGTGACACACGTCGCACGGTGCAATCTTATCCCTTTTGAGAGCTTTGATGAGCACTTAAAagcttatgttttttttttaattttactgcGTAATATAGTTTCTTATTGTACCGATATGTCGTACAGTCGCTCCAAATCGTTATTCCCACTAAACAATCCTTTTCGCAAACATCTTTTCGGATCTGTGAATCGTGTGCGGAATTGTAACGCATATGTAACGCATTGTAACATACGAAAGTCACAAGTAAACAAAACGACGGAAACCGAGCGAACCAAACCATACGTCGTCAATTAACCAACTCAAATCAAACGCCTCAAATTAAAGGTAATCAAACAGAGCGAGCACttgcatagaaaaaaaaacacaggccAGAGGTCAAACAAACTCCCTCCAACGCCAGTAGCGTGTTCTGTAGGGAGTATGCTGCACGACCGTTACAGAACGGCGAGCGAACATTTTTCtctttcacgcacacacacacacacaaacacatccggTTGGTGgaatccaacacacacacacacccgcgcaGCCACAATAAGGGCAGGGGGCGAAGGTTGTATTCCACCAGCGGAGTGGATGGTCCGCAGTTTGGCTGGCTGTACCTGTTTCGGACTCGGTCATACTACTATCGGCGGACGGATTCGAGGAGGAGTACGGTTCCGACGATACGCTGccattttcctcttcttcctcctcctcctcctcttcctcgctTTCGGCATCCTTTGTTTGGTTGATTTGTGCGGGTGAAGGAAGAACTTGCTGGTACGGCACGCTACCGATGGACGAATCGGTTACGTCCTCGCCTGGACGGCTCGCTTGCGCACTAACGTGCTCTTGCtgctcctcttcttcctctgcgtcttcctcctcttcttcctcttcctcttccacttcctcctcctctgcctcctcttcctcttccagCGCCTCGTCTACCGTATCATCCATCGtctcctcatcctcctcttcatctttttcatctgctgcttcttcttcttcttggtctCCTGCAACTTGCGGGGATTCCGGAAGCGCTTCGGCAACAGTTTCCccgccatcgtcgtcgtcgccgtagTCGACGGCGACGGATCCACCAGCTGGGTAGCATCCACACCCAAGGGTCCAGCGGGCGCGTGATTGTGGGAGGTTGTATTGAAGGGAATCATATTGACTTAACAAGATACACTTTTACATAGCGGAAACTCAATCGTGATACCGGCGAGATATGGATGTGCGAAAACGAAaggcgaaagaaaaagaacccccccccccaatacGGTCCCCCAACTGCCAACTCATGTGACTCTAATTTGGATTTCGTTGgtccaaaaaccaaaacacgaaGCGACACATAGCGCAAACAAAGGGAGCGGGTGATCCAACGGGGCACCGGGCCGGTATGATAAAAGCCAGCAGTGTTTTCTTTCGTGTCTCGAATAGCCTGTCCGTTCCAGATATCCAATTAGTCAATCGCCTTTGCCAACTCAATTGACCCCCATCGACAGTGGACAAAAACGAATGACCGCTTGGACACGGGGGGGAAATGAACGGGAATGCGGGATGGGACGCGCACGAAATCATGTGTGCAAGGGAAGGGGGTTGCGCCACCGAGGGGCACGCGGGATGTGTGGTTACACGGCGCGGCTGATCTGATCGCCCTATACACCTACCTTCCTTCTCCTTATTGCTGTCAATCGGTTTCACCTCGACCCGAATCACCTTGGTCGGCGTTTCCGTACTATTTTCGAAGTTGTCCGTAATCCTGCCACCATCACGCGGGTGCAATGTACcggaaaagaaacagaaaggCAAACATTAGGCCACAGGCGCAAAACGAGGTACGCGTTCGCAAACGCACGCTTATCCGAGAACCCCACCGTACCTATTTCCGTGACTAGGTGGTCTGCGCTTCGTGCGCTTCCCGTTCTTGCGGGCATCCTTCAGCAAAGGCACGATATCGTCCTGGGCAATGTCGATCGCCAGCTGGCCGCTGTAGTTCTGCACGTCGATGTCGGCGCTTGCGTTCAGCAGCATCTGTGTGGCTTCCTTCTGGCCCCAGTAGGCGGCCGCGTGCAGCGGCGTCCAGCCGTCCACGTCCTGCCGGTCGATGTCGCCCCGGCCctcgagcagcagcttcagcacgCCGATGTAGCCCTTGGCGGCGGCGACATGTATCGCGGTGGCGCCCGTCTTCGGGTGCGCCTTATCACAGTCCGGGCTGTCCGTGCGGAGCCACTTGGTCGCGTCGCTCAGCATGATGCGCTCCTCCGCCTGGCGCGCCTCCTCGCAGTCGATGCCCTGCTCGTCCAGGTGGTGCTGGATCAGGTCCTCCATCGCGTCCGAGTTGGCGAGATCGACCGCCAGCTCGCCATCGCTGTTGATCGACGCCAGGTCGGCACCGTTCTCTATCAGATAGCGTGCTATACTTAGAAAGCTGCAAGAAAGTAAGCAAACGTAGCGTTAgaattggatttttttggaTTTGTGTCTGTGGAACCGAACGACTAGTTCGATCGGTCTTCGTTTACCCGCATGATGCTGTGGCATGCAATGGTGTCCAGCCTTCGTTGTCCTTCCGGTTGACGTCGGCACCTTTCTGTACGAGAAACTCCACCATGTCCAGATTGTCATCGATGCACGCCTGAAACCAGGAAACCAGGAAGGTGGGAGAAAAATGGGAGAAATTATATTAGTTATGCGTGTTTATTGGCATTCAttgttgatgatttgttttgtctACTCTCTACCCAGtgtaaaaagaaacacacaagtGTCTACCAGGTCTTAAAAATCGCTGCTAAGAATAGAAGTGCTGTTCCGACTGTATCCACCAATTTCCAGCATCCCAACGATTCCCATTTACACTGCGAACATTAATTATATTTGGTgcagtgatgggtaaagttggcaaaaatccggagtcaactccgatccgactccgataatttTGGAACCGAATCCGGAAGGTAGTTCCggccagcattatccggagtcgtttgcaATTGTCCAGAATTTCGCGGAGTAGTCCGGAGGTgttcggagttggagtcgtctggagtcgttcggagtcggttggagtcgtccggaatcggtttGAGTTAGAGTTATCCGGAGTCTGCCTTTGAACGAAATGAAGTGCCTGACTACAAGCACATTGCACTGGACGGCTCCTGTTGATTCCGATCGACTccaattccggacgactccgattcccAACGACTCCgtttccgaacgactccaggtGACTCCATGCGACTACGGACGTTTCCGGACgtttccgaatgactccgaacggctccgactccgggcggaactagtggtttGGGTTTTTACCGGAGTCGgtatcggactaacaatagcccaagccggatcggagtcgtgggtatGCTCtgaagagcacatcactagtttggTGCATTACATTGAACACTCAAAGCTTCTGGCAACAGACAAAATGTACCAATCGAATGGTCCTCTACCTCTCTCCCTAGACGCCTGCAGCCACTTTGTTGCCCAACTGTTATACACAGGATGTTGATGGACGTTTTCCAACCGGTTACGGCGAACCAGGGCGCGCCGTCAAGGTTAATTGTAATTTCGTGTGgagaaattatgaaatttcCATGTCGTCTAAAACCGTATCCCCTAGGACCTAAGCGTGACGCAGATTAAAGTGGAAAGGGAGAGGAAAGAGGTGCCTACTGTCGAAATATACAAACTTTTTACTGCCCTCACATTCAACCGCatcaccacccacccacctgGGTGGAGATTTGCCGGCAGCTGCTGTCGATCAGTACAAAATGAtcttgaacacacacacacgcgtgtgaTGTTTGCCCCGCTGTTCTCTAATCGCATAAACGGGCGCAAAATGGTTCGTGCTTAAATTCACTATCGGGAAGCGAAAATCAAGCCCTGCatgcgagggggggggggagagtagATGCTGCTGTAAGAGTTGCTGTTGTGGCGGCAGGGCCGACGACTCCAcgaaacgagagagagagacgaggGCTAAAATAGACAGGATCGAAGCCGTTGAAGCCAGCACCATGCGCACGCGCCACCGGCGGAACGACCGACGTTGCTTttattccttttattttttcctccccaaacTCAACAGAAAACCTTGGAAATTCTCTCTCTGACGTCAATCGGTCGGTGCGCGGCCGGTGCGCGACAGTGGTCGCCAGACACACGGCCACGGGAAACACCATTATTATTGCGACTGTGTTGCGGTGGACCGTATGGATGGCCTTTTGCACCGTGCGGAGTATTTCGCTGGCAAACTACATAGGGGAGACACAATTCTTGGGCATTAAAAAAACGCGTCCCAGAAGGAAGCTTATCTAGAAAAAGGGTTTGCTACTCTAGCGGAAGTAGCTTTTCAACCGAAACCACGTTCGTATAGTTTCcattttttaatacaattatAACTAACACTTTATATTCTTGGCGCGCCGAAAAATAAATACAGCCCTGGCGAGAGATCAAGCGTATTATAGTGTTGTATCCGATCGTTAAATTTTAAAGCGGATTTTCATCAATCCAGCTCCCGCGGGAGTCTCGGATCTGATCTGTGCAGCGATgtaaaaaatgggaaaagaacaaatcaaaacacgcACTTGCAGCGGTGATCGCGGTCTATAACTGCTGTCTCTCTTCTCTTTCGAAAAACAtagcagccagccagcacgCGTTCAATAAAAATGCTCATTTGATCGCAGTTGTTAACGACGCTTTTTCGGACACGTTTTAATTGCCCCATAAGGTGCTGGCAAGGACAACCGGAGAATGCTCCCTCAAGCTGTGCGCGAGAGGCAGGGAGCGAAGAGATGGatgcaaaaaaatacgcacacatacacacacactcacacagaaacTGCACGAGAAGGTTGCTACTTTCGGCGCATAACACGTTTTGACGTACGGCATGGGAGATAGATACCGCTTGCGACaggttgttattattgttacgATAAATATAAATGTTTATGTTGAGAAAGGTTGCGATCATTCAAAAGCTGTGGAAGTAAAGTGCCAATCAAGAGTGATATTACTTCTataaatatatgtatttaGTACGCAGAACTCGTTCCAATCGCCATACAAAAATGCGGAGAAGAAtcgaattaaaaacaaaattgcaaaaaaacactcctACACTTGTTGCACCTCTTTCGTCAGTCCACACATGCCGATTAAACGCCGATTGCAATGTGCAGCACGTTTCAGTGGTCTCACAAACGATGCACGGTCGTTTGCTGAATGAATACGGCACGTTCAATTCCCACGGGGAAAGCGCCATGCTGCCAAACGGATACATGTCGCCCCCCCTTCCCGAGAGCAAAACCCGcgtgcctctctctctctctctctgtggtgGGAATTCGGGAGGGCTTCACCACCATCGTACGCAATCAGTCGAGTTGGTGTGTGCAATTCTAGCGTTTATGcgccacacacaaacccacaagTCATCATCTCGTGCCAACTGGAGCAGGTGTTGCTTAAAGATTTAATTTGCCCCaccggtggtgatggtggtgcaagGGCACTCTTTGGGTTGGATATTTCGCTTCGGAGCGAAGGCCAACGCTTCAAGAGACACGTTGGGGTTGGGTGAGATGatggacatttttttttatcgtgctCCCCAGAGGGGCC contains:
- the LOC120896407 gene encoding protein phosphatase 1 regulatory subunit 12A isoform X9, translating into MSLDNRNTSAQYKRAEQLKRWEESEMNKKLSGAPKSPSSRRIKFSSGCIFLAACVAGDKEEVEWLLKNGADIDTANVDGLTALHQACIDDNLDMVEFLVQKGADVNRKDNEGWTPLHATASCGFLSIARYLIENGADLASINSDGELAVDLANSDAMEDLIQHHLDEQGIDCEEARQAEERIMLSDATKWLRTDSPDCDKAHPKTGATAIHVAAAKGYIGVLKLLLEGRGDIDRQDVDGWTPLHAAAYWGQKEATQMLLNASADIDVQNYSGQLAIDIAQDDIVPLLKDARKNGKRTKRRPPSHGNRITDNFENSTETPTKVIRVEVKPIDSNKEKEAGGSVAVDYGDDDDGGETVAEALPESPQVAGDQEEEEAADEKDEEEDEETMDDTVDEALEEEEEAEEEEVEEEEEEEEEDAEEEEEQQEHVSAQASRPGEDVTDSSIGSVPYQQVLPSPAQINQTKDAESEEEEEEEEEEENGSVSSEPYSSSNPSADSSMTESETVVSEKENKPTEPDVILRRTQSFESDEKKTTSNLVLGSTTTSPSSATGPASGATTNLVPPAATGTGAANNTTGSTTGSSGAVSPPTSPSGTPTTTPTAGQIRRSFVPPTRDEESETQRKAHAKRVRETRRSTQGVTLDEIKSAEQLVKKKNATGTGNENDTMAPATATATTTTTTTPSSPSSLSSTASPSFTNDRVPAVGSTGDQQQQGSNHVTEGSVAHDATGGSGGGGSTKVEEIAVSASFTLAAPGSSLDDGGDGGGGGGGGGGHRRHRRSVAGMDDEEEDDSKVTVSYTISAPVRQSSPSPRAVASAAAVSNSKESADPLDGTGAGDVPAVTATFHVPAAASEPMVATSATIRTSSGAAGGVVSNSDSNTTTTTTTNNTSNSNNNNTSASSNTNHNTAATTTTTTYTKRSLFDIDNANSLTLAEKLRHEANKYAIAAVADGDLDSHLVARVPASNSGTTNSGGGGGESNSTSTNAPADNSAASAGAAVPPSPTLRKADPATTTTTGVTAERRPSWRLKVDGGSKFKLEDASTPNAATQSSSVASGGSVYEPSGPANQAPEHGLTTTKLTSSSALAQRRAQQQNGDSSSTATTGTTSSSVASSRPLSAPASGLAAGEQYNRVPGSAASAAGEQQQTGAAATDPNSPLHHLRRPPKSAGEENKENDKENDSRSTAQATQAVIQRRRRQKRRSTGVVSVGMEDLDPDRQDSPVDGDEKETGSERGRSRVGSTASELDTANQPQDSTRENGGDCIDYKALYEQEKADNDKLKMALRKKDEEVVTLKAALDRFTTATTKNNSLSELEKRERRAMERKMSEMEEELKLLQKYKTENERLRAENRALTRVVSKLTTSAQNQIHASKQ